The DNA segment GCGCTGGAGCGATCCGATCTTCCCGATCAACTTCCCGTGGTTCGGCAGCAGCGACTACTGGCGGGGCCAGGTGGACATGCTGCGCGAGCAGATCGAGGCGATGCAGGAAGCGCCGCTGGCGGCATGAAACCGGGGGCAGCAGCGGTAGCGTCCGCAGCACGCCACGGCCGCGCAGCAAACGCAAACAATTGTCAAATTCCACGCCTGGCGCACGCAGGCCGTTAGTTTCGGGCGCTTCGTATTTTCCGTGGTGCGCTGCGGCCGGCCTGCATGGCCGTGCCTCCATCGCTCCGCTCCCGTTTCCATGCGCATTGCCGTTCTCGACGACGACCCGATCCTTCTCGAACTCCTGCAGGCCACGGCCACACGGGCCGGGCACACCTGCCAGCTCTACCAGGAAGGCAGGGAACTGCTGAAGTCCCTGCGCACGGACACCTATGACCTGCTGGTGGTGGACTGGCACCTGCCGGACATGGAGGGGCTGGAGGTGATCCGCACCGTGCGCGCGGCATCGGATACCGTGCCCATCCTCTTCATCACCCGCCGCAATGCCGAGCAGGACCTGGTGGAGGCCCTGGCCTGTGGTGCCGACGACTTCATGACCAAGCCGCTGCGCATGGGCGAATTCATGGCGCGCTGCAACGCCCTGCTGCGCCGCGCCTACCCGCAGGCGGCGGCCGGCACGCTGGTGTTCGGCCGCTACCGGTTCGATCCGGAGCAGCGCAGCCTGCGGGTGGATGGCGCGCCCGTGGAGCTGAAGAACAAGGAATACGAACTGGCGCTGTTCATGTTCCAGAACGCGGGCCGGCTGCTTTCGCGCGAGCACCTGCGCGAGGCCGTGTGGGGCGACATCCATGACGCGCCCTCGCGCTCGCTGGACACGCACGTCTCGCGCCTGCGCGCGAAGCTGGCGCTGGTGCCGGACCACGGGTATGTGATCACGGCGGTGTATGGGGTGGGGTATCGACTGGAGCCAGCGACACCCCCTGAGTCGCCTGCGGCGCCTTCCCCCTGAAGGGGGACGACGCCAGTGGCCGGGCGGAGCCCGTTCCACGGCGTCTGCTGGCGTGGCCTGCTCCGCGGCCTTCTGACGGGACAGGCAGCGTCAGAGCGAGAGCAGCAGACCGTATGCAGCGCACTGAACGAGGGCCTCACGGCCCCGTTCATTCTCACCGGCCGCGCCGCTGGCCGGGCGTGGACTGGCGCAGGGCCAGCAGGCCGAGCAGGCAGGACAGCGCGATCAGGCCCCATTGCGACAGCGTCGGGATCGTCGCGAGCTGGTCCGGCGGCGACTGCACGGTGGTCGTCTTGGACGAGCTGTTGTTGCCCGGGTTGGTGTCGCCCGGTGCGTCCAGCGTGGCGGTGTTCACGAGTGGCCGTGCGCCGTCGTAGGGCGACGCGAGCTTCGCCTTGAAGCGGAAGTCGCGGCTCGCGCCGGGCAGCAGTTCGCCGACGGTGCAGTTCACCGTGCCGGACGCGAACGTGCAGTCGGTGGACGATACGAAGGCGAGGCCCTGGGGCAGCACGTCGATCGCCTGCGCGCCCTGGCTCGTGAGCGGTCCGAGGTTGCGCACGGTGAGCACGTAGTCCACGTCCGCGCCGGGCGCGAGCGGGCCGTCGGGGCCGGTCTTGGTGATCGACAGGTCGGTGGCGATCGCGTCGCGCTTGGTCGAGGTCTGGTCGTAGGTGGTGTTGTTCACCACCACGTCCTGGCCGCCGCGCAGGAACTCGGTCTCGCGCACCGCCACCACGGCCTTGTGGAACACCGTGCCCGATTCGGCGCCCGCCGGCAGGCTCAGCGCCTTCATGCGGAACGTGATGGTCGCGACCTCGTCCTTGGCGAGCCCGGGGAAGGTGCACACCACGCTACCGGAGGTCGCGCCCACGGCGGGCTGCGTGCAGGAGCCGCCCCGGTCCACCGTCAGGTTGCCGGTATAGGCGAAGGTGGCCGAGGGGGCGCCGTTGGTCGGGTGTGTGACCGGGAAGGTATCGGTCATCACCACGTTCGTGCCGTACGAAGGGCCCGAATTCTTCACCGTGATCGTGTAGGTCGTCTCGGTGCCAAGCGCGATGGCGTCCGCGCTGTGCGCCATCGACACCAGCACGTCCAGCTCGGGCTGGGTCAGCTCGACCTGGGCCTGGGCCTTGTTGTTGGCAAGGTTGGGCTCGTCCGTGGCGGTACCGATCTCCACCTCGTTGTTCAGCACCTGTCCGGCCGCCCACGCGGTGGTAGGCCGCAGGCGGTAGGTGACTTCGTACTGCCCGCCGTTCGCCAGCAGCATGCTCGCGCCCGTGGTGCCCCAGCGGCAGTTGAGCGTGCCGCCCTCGCCCACCGGATCGCAGGTGCCGCCGCCGGTGGGCGTGGGCGTGCCGATCAGCACGGTGCCCGCGGGCAGCGTGTCCTTCAGCCAGACGTTCTCGGCCGAGGAGGGGCCGTTGTTCTTCGCGCGCACCGTATAGGTGATGGGTTCGCCGGAGATGGCGCGCGGCGTGGGCGAGACCGTCTTGGAGGCGACGAGGTCCACGCGTGCCGTGACCTCGCTCTGCACCGTCGAGGTGTTGTTGCCCAGCGCCGGGTCCACCACGTCGGCGGAGAACGCGGTGGCGGTGTTGCTGCGCTGCGCGGTGGTGGCCACCGTGGGCCGCACGGCCACGGTCACCGTGGCGCTCGCGCCGCTCGCCAGCGTGCCGAGCTGGCACAGCAGCGTGGACGAGGTGGCGTTGGTCGCGCCCGAGGGCGTGCAGGTGCCCGCGGTGGTGTTCACCGACACGACTCCCGGCGAGCCGCTGCTCGATACCAGGCTGCCCAGCGCATCGCGCAGGCTCACGTTGGTGGCAGGATTCGGGCCCTGGTTGGTCACCACCATGGTGTAGGTGAGCACGTCGCCGGCCGGCACCGAGGCCTTGTCGAAGGTCTTGACCACGCTCACGTCGGCGGACACTTCGCTGCCCGGCGTCTGGTCGGAGGCGCCCACGCCGATGCCCTGGCAGTTGATGCCGTGGGCGGGGTCGTTGAGCCACGGGTCCTGCCGCGTGCCGCCGCTGGCGGGGCTGAAGTTCACGCAGGCGTTGTTGGTGGCGGAGCCTGCGGTGGTACGCACGGCATCCACCACGATGTCCGGCGCATTGCTGTTCACGGCCAGCCCTGCGACGCGCTCGCAACTGAAGGTGCCGGGCCCGGCGAGCGGCAGGGCACTGCAGGACCAGCCCGCGCCGGAGGCCGCGTTCAACCCCGTGAGCGTCACGCCCGCAGGCACGGAATCGCTCACCACCATGGAAGGGATCTGCGGCGTCGCGCCCGAGGTCGCGGGTACGGCCAGCGGCCCCAGGTTGCGCACGCGCAGGCGGTACTGGTAGGTCTGGCCGATGGGAATGGCGACGCCCTGCCCGTTCTGGTAGTTGGACGCGGACTTGGTGATCTGCAGATCGGCCACGTCGGTGGCCGTGATGAACACGTCGGGCGTGGCGTTGTTGTTGGTGTTCGGGTCGTTGCGGCCCGTCATCGCCACGGTCGCGCTGTTGGCCAGCGTGCCCGTCTGCAGCACCTGCGCCCGCACGGTGATCGCCGGCAGGTTGGTGTAGGTGGAAACCGTGGCAGCGGGCAGGTCGCAGGTGATCGTCTGGCCCGCGGCGGCGCAGGTCCAGCCGGTGCCGGTGGCGGACACGAAGGACAGCCCCGTGCCCAGCGTATCGACCACGCGCACGGGCACGCCGTCGAGCGCCATGCCGCCGTTGAGCCGTGGCGTGAGGGTGTAGGCCACCTGGTCGCCGATGCCGTAGGTCGTGCCGCCGTTCACCGCCTTGGCGATGGACACGTCCGAGCCCGTGCCGGCGACGTTGACCTCGGCCGTATCCGTGTTGTTGGATGGCTGGCCGTCGGGCATCTGCGTGGAGCCGTCCTTGTAGCCCTGCACGGAGAACGACGTGGTGATGGAGCCGGTCACGTTGGGCGCGGCCTCCACGCGAAGCTGGGGCGCCACGGCGCCTGCCGCGAGCGCTCCGGCACGCGAGCAGGTCACCACCGTGGCCGGATCGGGTGCACCCGGCGAGACCAGCGGCGAGGCGTTCGACGCCGCGGGCGTGCAGCTCCAGCCGTTGGTGCCGCCCGCGCGCGTCACCGCGACGCCGGTGGGCACGCTGAAGGTCACCTGCACGCGACCGTCGGCCGGGATGTCCGTGGGCCCCTGGTTGCCCACGTCCACGAGGTAGGCGTACTGCTGTCCGGGTGCGATCGGGTTGACCGGGGGCGCGAGCGGATCGGTCGCCACCGAAAGCGACAGGTCCGCGGCCTCGGTGGTGGTGATGCGGCGGTCCAGCGCATCGTTGCTGGGGTCGGAATCGGTCTCGTTGCGCGTCACGCGCGCACTGTTGATCCAGTTGGTGGACACGGTGGGCAGCACCAGCGCGAAGTCCACGGCCTTGGTGGCGTTCACCGCCAGGGTACCCAGGTCGCACTGCACGGTCTGGTTCGCGGCCGTGATCGTGGTGCCGGGCGCGATGGCGGGAAGGCAGGACGCGCCGGCCGGGCTGGTGGTGACGGACTGGAATACGGCGCCCAGCGGCAGCGTGTCCGTCAGTTGCACGCCGGTGGCGGCGATGCCGGTGTTGTGGTGCACCTTGACCACGTAGTGGAAGGTACCGCCCGCCGGGCCGGAAGCGGACGCGGGCACGGCATCCTGGTTGACGAGCACGTCCGTGGTCTGGTTCTGGGCCTGGGCCGCGCCAGCGGCGAGGGCCAGCGCGGCAGTGACGATGCCGAGGCGGAGGCTGCGCGTGGCTCCGGCGGCCCTGGCGAGCATGGTGCGGCAGGTGCCGGGCGGCGCCGAAGCGCCTGCCCGCCCTGGAGAAGAATGATTCATGCCGGTCTCCCTGAGTGTGATGGACTGGACCCGGCCACGCCGCGACACCACTGCAGCACCGCGAGGTGCGTCGGGAGTGGGGAGCGGCATGGCGCGAGGAGTTGGCAGAATCTATGAGATGGATCACCACGATTGCGGAATTCAACAATTGTTGACAATCCCTGCTCTGCCGTGCGTTCCCTGCCACAACGTGCGGGCTTCGCACGCTGTGCTGCCATTCCGCCCTCGCGCACCCATGCATTCCCGTGGCCTGCTCGGATCCATCGGCATGGGCAACGCCCATCCATCCAGCGTGAAAATCGCCATCTACGATGTGGTCACGCGCCACCTGCAATGCCGGATCGATACACCGGCCGCGGTGGCGCAGCTGCGCCAGGCGATCGCCCGCCACCGCGGAGCCGACCGCTGAGCCGCCCGGCGGCCCCGCCGTCACGTCCCGCCCGCCCGTCATCTTTCGCCACCTTTGCCCGGAGCCGCCGCATGGTCCGCACCCGCCCGCTGTCTCACCTGCCGCTCACCGCCAAGATCGTGTTCCTCGTGGCACTGATGGGCGTGATTTCCATCGCGACCGCGCTCTACACCACCCGGACCATGGGGCACATCACCGACGACTACCAGGGCCTCATCGACCGCGAGGCCCAGAGCGCCCTGCACGTGAGCGATGCGGCCCTGCTGCTCGGCGAGTCGAGCCGCCTCGTCTATGCGGTGCTCACCGAACAGGACGAGAACACCATGCGCGCGGCACTCGCCACGCTGCAGCGGCTGCAGGCGCAGTTCGAGGCGCAGATCGACACCACCGAGCGGCTCGTGCCCGGGGATGCCGGCGCGCTGGGATCGATCCGCGGGCAGGCGGCCCATGCCTTCACGCTGGCCGCACGCATAGTGGAGGCCGCCGCCCGCTGGCGCGGCGACCGGGCGCTGGAAATCATCCACGGCGAATTCGAGCCCGCGCTGCGCACGCTGCAGCAGGCCATGAACCGGCAGCGCGACGAATCCACCGACCGCTTCCGGACGGCATCGGTGCAGCTCGGGCGCCTGACCAGCAGCACGATCCTCTACACCGCGCTGGCGGTGGCCGGCGGCCTGGCGCTGGTGATCGCGCTGTCCACCTGGGTGGCCGTCTCACAGATCTCGCGCCCCATCACGCTGCTCACACGGCACATGGAACGCCTCACCGACCGGCACTACGACGACCCCATCACCGGCACCGACCGGCGCGACGAGGTGGGCACCATGGCCAAGGCCCTGAAAGTGTTCAAGGACAGCATGCAGCGCGAAGACCGGCTCGCCGTCGAACTCGCGGCCAGCGCCGAGGCGCGGCGCCTGTCGGAGCAGTTGATCGACCTCACCAGCGCCATTCCAGGTGCCGTGTTCCAGCTGCGCATGGAGGCGGGCGGCAAGGACCACCGGTTCCTGTTCGTGAGCGAGAAGGCCGGGGACCTGCAGGGCCGCAGTGCCCAGGAACTGCTCGGTTTGCAGGAGCCCCTGCACGCTGCCTACGGCCTCGACGAAGCCTCCGGCGCCCTGCTGCACGAGGCTTTCGCGCACAGCCTGCGCACGCTGGAACCCCTGGATTTCGACGTGGAGGTGCAGCGCGGAGAACACACCCGGTGGATCAAGACACTGGCCACCGCGCGGGCCCTGCCCGACGGCGCCGTGCTGTTCAACGGCGTGTGGCTCGACGTGACCGAGCAGCGCAACCAGGCCCGCGCGCTCGCGCAGGTGGCCGAGGAGAAAGCCACGTTCCTCGCCGTGATGAGCCACGAGATCCGCACCCCGCTCAATGCCATCCTCGGGCTGGCCCAGCTCGCCCTCAAGGAGCCCCTGCCGCCCGCGCAGCAGGAGCGCGTGGAGCAGCTCTACCGCGCCGGCCGGCGCCTGCTGGGCATCGTGGACGACACCCTGGACTTCTCCAAGATCGACGGGGGGCACCTCGTGCTCGAGCATGCGGAGTTCGACGCACGCCAGCTGCTGGCCGACCTGAGCGAGCTGTTCGAGCCGCGCGCCCGCGACAAGGGCCTGGCGCTGCGCGTCGGGCTGCCGGACGCCTTTCCGGCCCACCTCGTGGGCGACGCGCACCGCATCGCGCAGATCCTGATGAACTTCGTGAACAACGCCATCAAGTTCACCGAAACGGGCGAGGTGGCCGTCACGCTGGAGGCCGCGGCGCAGGAGCCCGATGGCACGGTCGTGCTGCGGGGTACCGTGCGGGACACCGGCATCGGCCTCACGCCGCTGCAGCGGGAGCACCTGTTCCAGCCCTTCCACCAGGCCGACGCGACCATCACGCGCCGCTTCGGCGGCACCGGGCTGGGCCTGGCCATCTCGCGCCGTCTGGCGCGCCACATGGGCGGAGACACGGGCGTGGACAGCACGCCGGGCCTGGGCAGCACGTTCTGGTTCACCGTCCGGGTACGGCGCGCCGCGGACGGCACCGCCCCGGCGGCCGTGGCCCCGGCGCTCCCATCGGGAACGCCGGCCGCGCTGGCGGGCCGGCGCGTCCTGCTGGTGGACGACAACGAACTCAACCGCCTCGTCGCCACCGGCCTGCTGGAGGCCGGCGGCCTGCAGGTGGACACCGCCAACGATGGCGCGCAGGCACTCGAACGGCTGGCCCGGGCGCCCGACGGCACCTACGACGCCGTGCTCATGGACATGCAGATGCCCGTCATGGACGGCCTCACCGCCACCCGCCGCCTGCGCGACGACCCGCGGTTCGCCGCCCTCCCGGTGATCGCGATGACCGCCAATGCCGCGGCGCTGGACGTGGAGCGGGCGCGCGCGGCCGGCATGGACGACCACCTGCCCAAGCCGGTGCTGGAACTGCCGCTGTGGACGATGCTGGCCCGCTGGATCGCGCCCTCCGGCGCCCGCGGGGCGCCGCCTGCGCCAGCGCACACACCGACTTCGGACACGGGGGCAGCGGGCCCCGGCCTGCAGGAGGTCCGGTCCCTGCCCGCTTTCGATGCGGCCCCGCTGGAAGACCTGGCAGGCCTGCTGTCGTCCGATCACCTCGCAGCACTGCGCGAACGCTTCGTCCGCCAATGCGACGCACGGATGCGCCGGATCGACCAGGCCTGGCGGGAGCGCGACTGGCCCACCCTGCGGCAGGAAGCGCACGACTGGGGCGGCACGGCCGGCAGCTTCGGACTCGAGCGCCTGGGCGGCCTCACCCGGCTGCTGGAAGAGGCCGCCGTGCAGTCACTGGCCGCGGGCGACGGGCAGGCGCCCCCCGCCGGGCTGCTGGAGGCCGTGCGCGAAGCCCTCGGCGAAGGGCTGGAGCAACTGCAGGCCCATGCGCTGCGGCCCCACGGGTGGCGGGCCCGCGCCGAGGAGGCCGGCGCCACGGCGTGAAAAAAGGAGTGCTCAGAACTCCGCGTGCAGCCGTACCGAGAAAATATCCACCGGACCGCGGTCGCGGTTGTAGCCCGGGTTCTGGATGCGCTGGGCGCCCAGCGACACGGCCGACTGCAGCGCACCGGCGGCCGTCTGCACCGGCGGCATGGCCACGCGGTAATACACCTCCCAGACCCGCTCCCTGCCATAGTTCAACGCGCCGTCGCCCAGGAAGGCGCCCTGCCCGCCGGCCGCGAGGTAGTCGCGGTGGCTGCCGGACAATCCATTCACCGCCAGGGCCGCGCCCATGCGGTCCGCCGGCCGCCCCCAGGCCGCGCCGGACCACTGGCCGCCCACCGACAGTTGCCGGTCGATCTCGGTGAACGCGTACGTTTCCTGGCGGCCACTGCTGCGGCCCGCACGCACGAACACGCCGGCATCCTCACCCAGCGGCGCCTCCAGGGTCACGGCCCAGCCGGTCTTGGTCTGCAGCCGGCGCACCGCGCCCACGTCCGGCACCGTGCCGGTCGCCTGCCCGAGCGCCACCGCATCGTCGAAGGCCCCCATCACCGCCCGGTTGCGGAACCACAGCACGCGACCGCGTAGCGGGCCCGCCGGCAGCGCCACGGGCAGGTTCGACTCGGCCTCGATCTGGTCGCCGTAGTGGCGCAGCCAGGCGCGGTCGAGCTTCGGCCCGTTGGATTCGCGGGGCTGCAGCCCCCGGCCGCCGCGCACGGCCCACTGCGGCGTGCGGTACTCGAGGATGCCGGCCCAGGTGTAGCCGCGCGCATCGGCGGCGTAATCCCATGGCCCCGGCGCCAGGAACGACCAGTTGAAGAACTGCTCGCGCGGGTCCTTGGCATAGGGGTTCGGATCGAAGTAATCCAGCAGCGAAACGTTGCCCAGCACCAGCGTCCAGCGGCGCGCGGTGGCCGTGCCGCCCATCTCGTTGAAATCCGCGTCGATCTTCTCCGTTTCGCCGCCCGCGTTCCAGCGCTGCAGCAGGAAGAGCCGCGCGCGGTAGGCCTTGAGCTGCGCCCCGGAAGAGCGCGCCAGTTCGCCGTTCGAGAGCCCGCCCGCCCCCGTCAGGCGCGACAGCGGCACGCCCTGCGCGGCCTCCGGGTTGAAGTGCAGCTGCCCCCCTTCCCAGGGCCGCACCGCCAGGTCGGCCGTGGCGGTGAAGGAATACGAGCGCTCGCGCGTGGGCACCAGGCTGTTCGGGCCGGTGTAGGCCGCATCGAAGGCCGGCTTGCGCTGCCAGACATAGGTGGTCTGGGCGTGCAGGGCCACGCGCGGCTCGGCGGAGGAGTCACCATCCTCTGCTGCTGCGGCGGCCGCGGGCGCAGCGGCGGGGGAGTCGTCCGGGGCCGCGGCCCAGGCTCCGGCGGCGGGGATGGCCAGCAAGGCGGCGGTCAGGAACGGAACGCGGAAACGGGCCGGCGCGGGAAAGGACAGGGGCAGGAAGCTACGCATGGGCCGGCATTCTGGCAGCGCCCGGCGGCACGGCCGTGTCGGCCGGCCCCGGTGTGACTCGGCCGCCACACTGCCGGGCAGGAAAGTCAGCGCAGGGGCCGGCGCGGGGGCAGGCCCGCAGAGGCGCTAGACGACACCGGAACGCCACCGATGGACCGCTCGGGCGCCAGCGGGGTGCCGGCTGCGGGAGCCTCTGCAGCCGGTCCGGAAGCCGTGGCGGGGACCTGTGCTGCGTCCTTGCCAGGGACCGCCGTGGCCTCGGGCGCCGAAGCCGGTGCCGCAGGCGCACCGGCAGGCGCCGCAACCCGGCCGGACAGCGAACGCTTCCATGCGCCGATCACTACCTCGTTCACGAACGCCCGGTCCAGCCAGAGCCAGACCAGGATCGGCGCGAGCGTGGGCACTACCAGCGAGCCCAGCTGGTAGCCATAGACCAGGGCCTCCATCTGCCACTGCGCCACGCGCAGCGTGCGCACGTCGAACTGCGCCGTCAGCAGCAGTTGCATCAGCAGTTGCATGCACAGGCTGAAGGCCTGCAGCGGCAGCAGCAGCGCATAGCCGGCCAGCGCGCGCACCGTGCGCCCGGGCCCGCGCGCGGCCAGGAGCAGCGCCAGGAAGATCGGCAGCCCGTAGGCGTAGCGGCCCGGGTCGGATTCGAGGGTGATCTCCACCGGCTGGTTGCCCGTCTGGGGCGTGGCGATGGCCACCGAGGTGTCCACCTCCAGCCGCCCGGGGGCGAGCCGCGCCTCGCGCACCCAGCCGGGGGCCGTGCGCTCCAGCGCCACGCCGGCCACCATGCCGGCGGGGTAGGACGTCCAGGGCGACACCCGCGTCCACGCGAGCGTGAGCACGACGACCCCGATGAAGAGGCCGATGACGAAGGCCTTCAGGCTGGCGGCGCGGCGCATCGCGGTCGCGCTGCCTCAGGCCAGGGCCGCGGCCGGGGGCGTGGCCGGCGGCGCGCCCGGGCCGGGCGGGGAGCCGGCGGACGGCTTGCTGCCCGCGCGCACCCACAGCAGCCAGACGATAAGCACGTCCACCATGATCAGCGCCTGCCAGAGGTACTCGTGCGCGAAATTGAACACCGTCGTGCTCCACTGGCCCAGGTAGAACAGGCTGATCACCCGCACGATGTTGAGCGCCTGCACCGCCACGAAGCCCGCCGCCAGCCCGACCAGCTTGTGCCGCCAGGTGGAGGGGAACGCCATCACCGCCGCGAACAGCACGATGCAGGCCTCTATCCCGTTGCAGCCCGCCTCGATCGACACGCCGAAGCCTGTCTGGTGGTTCCACAGCACCTTGCCCGCCGCCGCGGCCGAGCTGTCGAACCACATCACCATCGTCGCGCAGATGCGCGCGAGCAGCGCCGTCCACGGCAGCACCAGGTGCTCCTGCACCCAGTTGAGCATGTTGATGCCGAACAGGGTGAGCTGGAGGGTGAGGAAGATGAGGAAGAAGCGCAGCATGGCGTGGGGCTCCGCGGAGGGGGTGGGGATCGCTGCGCATTATCCGGGAGCGTTGGGGAGCCGCCCGGTCAGCGCCTCATGCATGTTTGGTGCAGACCCAACCCATCCACCTTCAGGAACAAAAGTTACCTGGCGCAACCTTTCGATCAATTATAGAAATTTATGATCCCGGCCGTTTCAATGGACTCGACCGCAGTCCGGGAGGTTGCGGTCCATAACGATAACTGACGAGGGAGTGATGACATGAGCGGCAAACCCGCAGCCCGCCAGGGCGACCTGACCAAAAAAGGCGGCACGATCGTCCAGGGCTCGGCGACGGTGCTGATCGGCTCGGCAGGCGGCGTGGCGTGCTCGGAGTGCCCCGGAGGAATGGCGGTGGGCAACCCGGTGAACCCATCGCTGGGCGCAAAGGTGCTGACCGGGGCCGATGAACTGGACTTCGCGCTGCCGGGGCCGCTGCCGCTGGCGTGGCAACGGGTGTACAGCAGCTATGTGAATGCAGAGCACGGCGCGGCGTGCGGGCTGCTGGGGTACGGCTGGAAGCTGCCGCTGGAACTGCGGGTGGTGCTGCAGGAAGAGCGCGCGGTGCTCTTCGATGCGACGGGGCGGGCGATCACGTTCGATGAAGCCCTTGAGCCAGGTCAGGCCCTCTACAGCAGCAGTGAGAATCTGTGGTTGATGCGTGGCGGCGGGATGGTTGTTGCGGACACCTCCACCGCTCCAGCCATCCCGGCCGAACTGCTGCCCTGGGCGCAGCAGCCCCGGTGGTCGCACGTTCCGGCGGTGCTGCGCGCAAACCCCGGCTGCGTGATCGCCGCGCCGGGCTCTGCCGGTGCGGGGGCAACAGCCTGGGTGTTCCTGCCCGCACAGACGGCAGCGCCCGGTACCCCGGCAGGCAGTGCCCCGGATCATGTCCTGCATGCAGTGATCGACCGCTTCGGCCGAAGCCAGCGCTACCAGTGGGGCAACGAAGGCCCGCACCGGAGCCGCGTCGTGGGCATCACCGATGGCAGTGGACGCCGCTACGCGCTGCACTACGAACGCATCGCCTCCGGTGCATCCGCATTCCCATCGGCCAAACCGAAGGCGCCCCACCCCTCGCTGCAACCCGACGACGGCGTGCGGCTCGTGGCCGTGGACTGCACGTTCAACCCGCTCGACCCCGGCCTGATACCCGACACGGCCCCGCGCCCGCAACCGCTGGTGCGCTACCGCTACGACGGCGCGGGCAACCTCGCCGAAGTCCTGGGCCAGGACGGCACGGTATTGCGCCGCTTCGGCTACGACGCATGGCACCGCATGACGGAACACCAGGTGCGCCAGGGCCCGCGGCACCGCTACGTGTACGAGGACCAGACCGCGCAAGGCCGGCGCAAGGGATTGCCTGCGCGCCCGGGCGCACGCGTGGCCGAGCAGCACAACGAGGAAGGGCTGTCGTACTTCTTCGACTACGGCCACTCTCCGATAACCGACGGCAATGGACCTGCCGCCTCGGTGCGCAGCAGCACGGTAGTGCGCGACAGCCTGGGGCGCACCACGACCTACCACTTCGAGGGCGAAGGCGGGCTCAAGCGCCTGGTGCGTCTCGTGGCCCCGGACGGGGCCGAACACAGCTACAGC comes from the Paracidovorax avenae ATCC 19860 genome and includes:
- a CDS encoding exosortase H-associated membrane protein — encoded protein: MRRAASLKAFVIGLFIGVVVLTLAWTRVSPWTSYPAGMVAGVALERTAPGWVREARLAPGRLEVDTSVAIATPQTGNQPVEITLESDPGRYAYGLPIFLALLLAARGPGRTVRALAGYALLLPLQAFSLCMQLLMQLLLTAQFDVRTLRVAQWQMEALVYGYQLGSLVVPTLAPILVWLWLDRAFVNEVVIGAWKRSLSGRVAAPAGAPAAPASAPEATAVPGKDAAQVPATASGPAAEAPAAGTPLAPERSIGGVPVSSSASAGLPPRRPLR
- the xrtH gene encoding exosortase H — translated: MLRFFLIFLTLQLTLFGINMLNWVQEHLVLPWTALLARICATMVMWFDSSAAAAGKVLWNHQTGFGVSIEAGCNGIEACIVLFAAVMAFPSTWRHKLVGLAAGFVAVQALNIVRVISLFYLGQWSTTVFNFAHEYLWQALIMVDVLIVWLLWVRAGSKPSAGSPPGPGAPPATPPAAALA